A portion of the Candidatus Syntrophosphaera sp. genome contains these proteins:
- a CDS encoding MoxR family ATPase — MNSDQMIQHIEELKTVKQELLAQIRKSIVGQDAVVDKVLTGLFANGHMLIEGVPGLAKTLLISTIAKALNLSFGRIQFTPDLMPSDITGSDILVSQSGGERREFQYIKGPIFANVILADEINRTPPKTQAALLQAMQEYHVSSGNTTRPLDLPFIVMATQNPIEQEGTYPLPEAQLDRFMLYIAIDYPSYEEELTIVQSTTGAPGEEPRALLSAEKIIAYQSAIRAMPLSQHVLEFAVKLARSTRPSDPGIKPEIKKWINWGAGPRASQYLVLAAKARAALDGRLTPSEEDVRAVALPVLTHRVLLSFAAEAEGIRVPDIIKQIME, encoded by the coding sequence ATGAACAGTGACCAAATGATCCAGCACATCGAAGAATTGAAAACGGTAAAACAGGAACTGCTGGCCCAGATCCGCAAGAGCATAGTCGGCCAGGACGCGGTCGTCGATAAAGTTTTGACGGGGCTTTTTGCCAATGGGCACATGCTCATCGAAGGCGTGCCCGGCCTGGCCAAGACCCTGCTCATTTCCACCATCGCCAAAGCCCTGAACCTGAGCTTCGGCAGGATCCAGTTCACTCCAGACCTGATGCCATCCGACATCACCGGCAGCGACATCCTCGTTTCCCAGAGCGGAGGCGAGCGCCGCGAATTCCAATACATCAAGGGTCCCATCTTTGCCAACGTCATCCTGGCCGATGAGATCAACCGCACCCCGCCCAAGACGCAGGCCGCCCTGCTCCAGGCGATGCAGGAATACCACGTCAGCAGCGGAAACACGACGCGGCCCCTGGACCTGCCCTTCATCGTGATGGCCACCCAGAACCCGATCGAGCAGGAGGGCACCTATCCCTTGCCGGAAGCGCAATTGGACCGTTTCATGCTATATATAGCGATCGATTATCCCAGCTATGAGGAAGAGCTCACCATCGTGCAAAGCACCACCGGCGCGCCTGGCGAAGAGCCGCGAGCCCTGCTTTCGGCCGAGAAGATCATCGCCTATCAATCCGCCATCCGGGCTATGCCCCTCAGCCAGCACGTGCTCGAATTTGCCGTCAAACTCGCCCGCAGTACGCGTCCCAGCGATCCCGGAATCAAGCCGGAGATCAAGAAATGGATCAATTGGGGAGCAGGGCCGCGGGCCAGCCAATACCTGGTTTTAGCGGCCAAGGCCAGGGCAGCGCTGGATGGGCGCCTCACCCCTTCCGAAGAGGATGTGCGAGCAGTCGCCCTGCCCGTCCTCACGCACCGCGTTCTGCTATCTTTTGCCGCCGAGGCCGAGGGGATCAGGGTGCCGGACATCATCAAACAGATCATGGAATAA
- a CDS encoding polyprenyl synthetase family protein yields MLLQKYFETRQEMIEASLKQYLGRQAVPAKALKQAMHHAVFSGGKRWRPLLLISMYEMLTGMKKNRNLQEAVTAATAVELAHNASMVHDDMPMVMNESERRSGPAVHLKFDNTIGILAGDALYTLAFEVLGHLSQPAKALACVRILASYSKTYGVIGGQAVALESKRKIMKINTLRYIDMKKVSSLLQATADIACVLANADENIRQIMNTYAGNLGLAYQMAEDISADYDRGSDGLDFDEEYVPVSRRSYTGLLGFDKARIAVEKLLDESERMIKPFEHNDVLVEFVQMIRERLP; encoded by the coding sequence TTGCTGCTACAGAAGTATTTTGAGACCCGTCAGGAAATGATCGAAGCCAGCTTGAAACAGTATTTGGGCCGGCAGGCAGTGCCAGCCAAAGCCCTGAAACAAGCCATGCACCATGCCGTCTTTTCCGGTGGCAAGCGCTGGCGCCCGCTGCTTCTGATCTCGATGTACGAAATGCTGACCGGGATGAAGAAGAACAGAAACCTCCAGGAGGCGGTCACGGCGGCGACGGCTGTGGAACTGGCGCACAATGCATCCATGGTGCATGACGACATGCCGATGGTGATGAATGAGTCTGAACGGAGGTCCGGTCCCGCGGTACATCTCAAATTTGACAACACGATCGGGATCCTGGCCGGAGACGCGCTTTACACACTGGCTTTCGAGGTATTGGGGCATCTTTCCCAACCGGCCAAGGCCCTGGCTTGCGTGCGCATTCTGGCAAGTTATTCCAAAACCTATGGCGTCATTGGGGGGCAGGCAGTGGCGTTGGAAAGCAAGCGGAAGATCATGAAGATCAACACCTTGCGCTATATCGACATGAAGAAGGTGAGTTCGTTGCTGCAAGCCACGGCCGACATTGCCTGTGTGCTGGCCAACGCGGATGAAAACATTCGCCAGATCATGAACACCTATGCCGGGAACCTCGGGCTGGCCTATCAGATGGCCGAGGATATCAGCGCAGATTATGACCGGGGCAGTGATGGGCTGGATTTCGACGAAGAATACGTTCCTGTCTCCAGACGCAGCTACACTGGCCTGCTGGGCTTCGACAAAGCGAGGATCGCGGTCGAGAAACTTTTAGATGAATCGGAGCGCATGATCAAACCTTTTGAGCACAACGATGTGCTGGTGGAGTTTGTGCAGATGATTCGGGAACGGCTGCCCTGA
- a CDS encoding flippase-like domain-containing protein, whose amino-acid sequence MSRKRLLFLLIGLAIGIVLILLWLNFIDIDDLLVRMRSIDRNLVIWASLAYLSAYFIRSWRWNLLLKKQASLSLYRTWLYSMGGNWVNYLIPIRLGEVVKAWFVKRNHGVPMLNVFPSIFIDKTFDTLGIFFVLIMIPLLGVRPSSGMTVLLSLLGLVFLVSLAILFLSVWRKDTVVQLLQALFSWLPNKAKEKIHRYIEIFIQGLNVFEHHWSRLAYAVLLTALGVGLDGLYFWLVFRAFGIDYPFVKVLFGYTLINLSYALPQPPAQLGSNEWMMIIIFSIGFALTRQDASAIMAFAHLLTAILIGVIGLIAIGLSGSQILRAIFHGEKIYEQ is encoded by the coding sequence ATGTCCCGCAAACGCCTCCTCTTTTTGCTCATTGGCCTGGCGATCGGCATCGTCCTGATCCTGCTCTGGCTCAACTTCATCGATATCGATGACCTGTTGGTACGGATGCGGAGCATCGACAGGAACCTCGTTATCTGGGCCTCCCTGGCCTACCTGAGCGCCTATTTCATCCGCAGTTGGCGTTGGAATCTCCTGCTGAAAAAGCAGGCCTCGCTTTCCCTTTACCGCACTTGGCTGTACAGCATGGGCGGCAACTGGGTCAACTATCTGATCCCCATCCGCCTGGGCGAGGTCGTGAAGGCCTGGTTTGTGAAGCGCAATCACGGCGTCCCGATGCTCAACGTTTTTCCCTCCATCTTCATCGACAAGACCTTCGACACCTTGGGCATCTTTTTCGTGTTGATCATGATCCCGCTCCTGGGAGTGAGGCCATCCTCCGGCATGACGGTGCTGCTTTCCCTTCTGGGGCTGGTCTTCCTGGTTTCGCTGGCCATCCTCTTCCTTTCGGTCTGGCGCAAGGACACGGTCGTTCAATTGTTGCAGGCGCTGTTTTCCTGGCTTCCCAACAAGGCGAAGGAGAAGATTCACCGCTACATCGAGATCTTCATTCAGGGTCTGAACGTTTTTGAGCACCATTGGTCGCGCCTGGCCTATGCCGTGCTGCTGACCGCCTTGGGTGTGGGGCTGGACGGATTGTATTTCTGGCTGGTGTTCCGGGCTTTCGGTATCGATTATCCCTTTGTGAAAGTGTTGTTCGGCTATACCCTGATCAATCTTTCCTACGCCCTGCCTCAGCCACCGGCCCAGCTTGGCAGCAACGAATGGATGATGATAATCATCTTCTCCATCGGATTTGCATTGACAAGACAGGACGCCTCGGCAATCATGGCATTCGCGCATCTGCTTACAGCCATTCTGATCGGCGTCATCGGTTTGATCGCCATCGGCCTGAGCGGGAGCCAGATCCTCAGAGCAATATTCCATGGAGAAAAGATATATGAACAGTGA
- a CDS encoding capsular biosynthesis protein has translation MIDIHCHLLPQLDDGSRSAEDSLSQLRLMSEGGISHAFLTSHFMSGHYEYDRADYDARLQNLRDLARANGIDIKLHPGFEIYLHPKSLENIIKHNLVLGNSRYILVESDLNGLPEDFYANIFPLLRKGYRPILAHAERYVSIMQKTREAKNLIDLNVYMQVNAGSLVGAYGEKVRQTAWILVRNGWAHLLGSDDHARAPFGSYFRALELLREELDGETADLLSRDFPQMVLDDQPIPYKYVYVANQQSHRKRSLWQRLFG, from the coding sequence ATGATAGACATCCATTGCCATCTGCTGCCCCAGTTGGATGACGGTTCAAGATCGGCGGAAGATTCTCTCAGTCAGCTTCGTTTGATGTCTGAAGGCGGGATCAGTCACGCTTTTCTCACCTCCCATTTCATGAGCGGCCACTATGAATACGACCGCGCCGATTATGACGCCCGGCTGCAGAACCTGCGTGACCTGGCCAGAGCGAACGGAATTGACATCAAGCTGCACCCCGGTTTTGAGATCTATCTGCATCCCAAGTCCCTGGAAAACATCATCAAACACAACCTGGTGTTGGGAAATTCGCGCTACATCCTCGTGGAATCGGACCTGAACGGCCTGCCTGAGGATTTTTACGCCAACATCTTTCCCCTCCTGCGCAAAGGTTACAGACCCATACTGGCCCATGCGGAACGCTATGTTAGCATCATGCAAAAGACCAGGGAAGCCAAAAACCTGATCGACCTCAATGTCTACATGCAAGTCAACGCGGGCAGCCTGGTTGGTGCCTACGGCGAAAAAGTGCGCCAGACGGCCTGGATTCTGGTCCGCAACGGCTGGGCGCATCTATTGGGTTCCGATGACCACGCCCGCGCTCCTTTTGGGTCCTATTTCAGGGCTTTGGAACTGCTCCGGGAGGAGTTGGACGGCGAAACCGCCGATCTTCTTTCCCGGGATTTTCCCCAGATGGTGCTCGATGACCAGCCCATTCCTTATAAATACGTGTATGTCGCAAACCAGCAAAGCCACAGGAAAAGAAGCCTCTGGCAAAGGTTGTTCGGCTAG
- a CDS encoding class I SAM-dependent methyltransferase: MAIPIINAWEKFFSNPHEGLGSSYERVILNAMLRRVADQYGVRSVLESPSFGFTGISGINLLDLADAGIAVTLEDDDPQRLDLVKEVWERLGRPLTARHNPDFHGLDWPDKAFDMSFSFSALWFVPNLKSWLAELSRVTGKVIFLSVPNRTGLGYKLQLKDYSAGKYPGLRIGNIDPPSIISLLASQGWELRSAGYFDCPPWPDIGMTKEELLKKWFPRLPIKDSSAAKDAGQTISILGLYNGKDPCFAYRMKRFQWFEKLAPVAVKRIWAHHFHMVFARVQS; this comes from the coding sequence ATGGCGATTCCCATCATCAACGCCTGGGAAAAGTTCTTTTCCAATCCCCACGAAGGGCTCGGCTCCTCTTACGAGCGTGTGATTCTCAACGCCATGCTGCGCCGGGTGGCGGACCAATATGGAGTCAGGTCCGTCCTGGAAAGCCCGTCCTTCGGCTTCACCGGGATCAGCGGGATCAATCTGCTGGACCTCGCCGACGCGGGGATCGCGGTGACTTTGGAAGACGACGATCCGCAGCGGCTGGACCTGGTCAAGGAAGTGTGGGAAAGGCTGGGGCGTCCTCTGACCGCGAGGCACAATCCGGATTTCCATGGATTGGACTGGCCGGACAAGGCCTTCGACATGAGCTTTTCCTTTTCCGCGCTGTGGTTTGTGCCCAACCTGAAAAGCTGGTTGGCGGAGCTCAGCCGGGTGACGGGAAAGGTGATATTCCTCAGTGTCCCCAACCGGACTGGCCTGGGCTACAAGCTGCAGCTAAAGGATTACAGCGCCGGGAAATACCCGGGCCTGAGGATTGGCAACATCGACCCTCCCTCGATCATCAGCCTGCTGGCCAGCCAGGGCTGGGAACTGCGCTCTGCGGGCTATTTTGACTGTCCGCCCTGGCCGGATATCGGCATGACCAAGGAAGAACTGCTCAAAAAATGGTTCCCCCGGCTGCCTATCAAAGATAGCTCCGCTGCCAAAGACGCGGGCCAGACAATCAGCATCCTCGGCCTTTACAACGGCAAAGACCCCTGTTTCGCGTACCGGATGAAGCGCTTCCAGTGGTTTGAGAAACTCGCTCCTGTGGCCGTGAAACGGATCTGGGCGCATCATTTCCACATGGTGTTCGCCAGGGTTCAATCCTGA
- a CDS encoding NAD(P)-dependent oxidoreductase produces MPRLLITGVTGLIGRSVLQAILADKLDYRITALIRPGTLQERYSAFRTQLEVVKLDLSDTPKLKAFLAENKFDVVVHIGALRGGRKFSRDEYLRANYHSTQQLVEHCLANGAKLLYCSSVGVFGAIPEELPANNATPRNPDNYYHYTKIESEKIINQAILKGLHAAILRPSITYGKGDHGFPYQMVKLISRHYFPLINKRIWIHLCHIDTITGAFLWLLKNEFRSGLSLNVADREPVELNLLVNFISRELHGGNYHKLINIDRIFFRWGEWLAGLLKNELWLSRFQLISRSWFYYVADTYELMGLPETFTVPGMKITIADFLGK; encoded by the coding sequence ATGCCGCGCCTTCTGATTACCGGGGTCACGGGTCTGATCGGCAGATCGGTGCTGCAGGCCATCCTGGCGGATAAGCTGGACTACCGGATCACAGCCCTGATCCGTCCGGGAACGCTCCAGGAACGCTATTCCGCCTTTCGTACGCAGCTGGAGGTGGTGAAGCTGGACCTTTCCGACACTCCGAAGCTCAAGGCCTTCCTGGCGGAGAACAAATTTGACGTAGTGGTGCATATCGGCGCCCTGCGCGGCGGCCGGAAATTCTCCCGGGATGAATATCTGCGGGCCAACTACCATTCCACCCAGCAACTGGTTGAGCATTGCCTGGCCAATGGCGCCAAACTGCTCTATTGTTCATCCGTGGGCGTGTTTGGCGCGATTCCCGAAGAACTGCCCGCCAACAATGCCACTCCGCGCAATCCCGATAATTATTACCATTACACCAAGATCGAGAGCGAAAAGATCATCAACCAGGCCATCCTCAAAGGCCTCCACGCCGCCATCCTGCGCCCCTCCATCACCTATGGCAAAGGTGACCATGGCTTCCCCTACCAGATGGTTAAGCTCATCAGCAGGCACTATTTTCCCCTCATCAACAAACGCATCTGGATCCATCTCTGCCATATCGACACCATCACCGGGGCCTTCCTCTGGCTGCTTAAAAACGAGTTCCGGAGCGGGCTGTCCCTCAATGTGGCCGACCGCGAACCGGTGGAACTGAACCTTTTGGTGAACTTCATCTCCCGCGAACTGCACGGCGGCAACTACCACAAGCTGATCAACATCGACAGGATCTTCTTCCGCTGGGGGGAATGGCTGGCCGGCCTGCTGAAGAACGAACTCTGGCTCAGCCGCTTTCAGCTCATCTCCCGCTCCTGGTTCTATTATGTGGCTGATACCTATGAATTGATGGGGCTTCCGGAGACATTCACCGTTCCCGGGATGAAGATCACGATCGCAGATTTCCTGGGGAAATGA